A single region of the Bacillota bacterium genome encodes:
- the coaD gene encoding pantetheine-phosphate adenylyltransferase translates to MRIAVCPGSFDPITCGHLDVIARSAPLFDRLIVTVFVNPVKKPLFTVEERVEMIREAVEGLPNVEVDSSDGLLTEYARRRGACCIVKGLRAVSDFLFEFQMAMVNKYISPEIETVFVMTSAKYSYLSSSIVRELGQFGGTLKGLVPPGVEKRVRDKFTVDYDGSRGSGGDSFGCTGPSGQA, encoded by the coding sequence GTGAGGATAGCGGTTTGCCCCGGCAGTTTCGACCCGATTACGTGCGGGCATCTCGACGTCATCGCACGGAGTGCCCCGCTCTTCGACCGTCTCATCGTGACGGTTTTCGTGAACCCCGTGAAGAAGCCGCTGTTCACGGTCGAGGAACGGGTGGAGATGATAAGGGAGGCCGTCGAGGGCCTCCCGAATGTCGAAGTAGATTCGTCGGACGGGCTACTCACCGAATATGCCCGGCGCAGGGGCGCGTGCTGCATCGTCAAGGGGCTGCGCGCGGTCTCGGATTTCCTGTTCGAATTCCAGATGGCGATGGTCAACAAGTACATATCCCCCGAGATCGAGACTGTGTTTGTGATGACGTCGGCGAAGTACTCATATCTCAGCTCCAGCATAGTGCGCGAACTTGGACAGTTCGGCGGCACACTGAAAGGATTAGTTCCGCCAGGCGTCGAAAAGCGGGTGAGGGATAAGTTTACCGTGGATTATGACGGGTCCCGCGGTTCGGGAGGCGATTCGTTTGGATGCACTGGCCCTTCTGGACAGGCTTGA
- a CDS encoding ATPase → MDALALLDRLEALISESARVPLTNKVIINEDDVYALIDDLRATIPEEVKQAKWVVKERDRLLEEARKDAEGIVRDAQSQVAQMIDESSITAQAKTQADEVVAHARRLAQEIRQGANEYAATVLEKLESHLARTVDTVRASRAMLSGETAAPHSAVDDK, encoded by the coding sequence TTGGATGCACTGGCCCTTCTGGACAGGCTTGAAGCACTGATCTCAGAATCCGCCAGGGTACCCCTCACCAACAAGGTTATCATCAATGAAGACGACGTCTACGCGCTGATCGACGATCTGAGGGCCACCATTCCCGAAGAGGTCAAGCAGGCCAAGTGGGTTGTCAAGGAGAGGGATCGCCTGCTTGAAGAGGCAAGGAAGGACGCCGAGGGGATCGTCAGGGATGCCCAGTCACAGGTCGCGCAGATGATCGACGAATCTTCGATAACGGCCCAGGCGAAGACCCAGGCCGACGAGGTGGTCGCCCACGCGCGGAGACTGGCGCAAGAGATCCGCCAGGGCGCGAACGAGTACGCCGCCACCGTCCTTGAAAAACTCGAGTCGCACCTGGCGCGCACTGTGGACACGGTCCGCGCCAGCAGGGCGATGTTGTCAGGGGAAACTGCGGCACCGCACTCCGCAGTGGACGACAAGTAA
- a CDS encoding FAD-binding protein: MSAKGYAKVTGTVVSELRRICGDRNVIFGDEQGLVPYASDESGKEYFAMPEVVVKPQDAQEVAAVLRLANEELVPVTPRGAGSGLAGGAIPLYGGIVLSTERMQRVLEIDSANMVAVVEPGVITNDLCKMVTEKDLYYAGYPMSLETSTIGGNVACNAGGGTVIKYGNTGHHVLGLEIALPSGEVLDLGGKRRKDANGYNLVQTVVGSEGTLAVITRVILNLLPAPGPRASLLAAFSTVGDAASSVSQIITALRNLPVSIEFMDRATVDAVSRFLNDRLPSQDETEAYLLVQVEGATEAEMESMYETAGETAFNAQAIEVFIMDDRPKVERVWKFRQSALEGLRAIDPTLHSEEVVVPTSFVPQVCGNIRKICAREKVVCGVHGHIGDGNLHLGIIRPEHLSPEQWKEKRRAIMAEIYESTKEYGGAISGEHGVGFVRLEFEKMMKKPAEFDLMRRLKAAFDPNGILNPGKVFPE, translated from the coding sequence TTGTCGGCCAAAGGGTACGCAAAGGTAACCGGCACAGTGGTTTCCGAACTCAGGCGGATCTGCGGGGACCGCAACGTCATATTCGGCGACGAGCAGGGGCTCGTTCCGTACGCCAGCGACGAATCGGGCAAGGAGTATTTCGCCATGCCGGAGGTGGTAGTAAAGCCGCAGGATGCCCAGGAGGTCGCCGCAGTGCTGAGACTGGCAAACGAGGAGCTGGTGCCGGTAACCCCCAGGGGCGCTGGCAGCGGGCTGGCCGGCGGAGCGATCCCGCTCTACGGGGGGATCGTGCTCTCCACAGAGCGGATGCAGCGGGTACTTGAGATCGATTCCGCAAACATGGTCGCAGTGGTGGAGCCGGGGGTAATCACAAACGACCTGTGCAAGATGGTCACGGAGAAGGACCTGTACTACGCCGGATACCCGATGAGCCTCGAAACCTCCACCATCGGCGGCAACGTCGCGTGCAACGCCGGCGGCGGCACCGTGATCAAATACGGGAACACCGGCCACCACGTTCTCGGCCTGGAGATAGCGCTGCCATCGGGCGAGGTGCTCGATCTCGGCGGCAAGCGACGAAAGGACGCCAACGGTTACAACCTCGTTCAGACTGTCGTGGGCTCCGAGGGCACCCTGGCGGTCATCACGAGGGTCATCCTCAACCTGCTTCCAGCGCCGGGCCCGAGAGCGAGCCTGCTCGCCGCGTTCTCCACGGTAGGCGATGCGGCCTCCTCGGTGTCCCAGATTATCACGGCCCTCAGGAATCTGCCCGTGTCGATCGAGTTCATGGACAGGGCTACCGTCGACGCGGTCTCCAGGTTCCTGAACGACAGGCTTCCCTCCCAGGACGAGACCGAGGCGTACCTCCTCGTGCAGGTCGAGGGCGCCACGGAGGCCGAGATGGAGAGTATGTACGAGACCGCCGGTGAGACGGCGTTCAACGCGCAGGCCATCGAGGTGTTCATTATGGACGACCGGCCGAAGGTCGAGCGCGTGTGGAAGTTCAGGCAGAGTGCGCTGGAGGGACTCAGGGCGATAGACCCGACGCTCCACAGCGAGGAGGTCGTCGTGCCCACGTCATTCGTCCCTCAGGTCTGCGGGAATATTAGAAAGATATGCGCCAGGGAGAAGGTAGTCTGCGGCGTTCACGGCCACATAGGTGACGGCAACCTTCACCTGGGGATTATCCGCCCGGAGCATCTCAGCCCCGAGCAGTGGAAGGAGAAACGCCGCGCGATCATGGCCGAGATCTACGAGTCCACGAAGGAGTACGGCGGGGCCATCAGCGGTGAGCACGGCGTTGGTTTTGTCCGGCTTGAGTTCGAGAAGATGATGAAGAAGCCGGCCGAGTTCGATCTCATGAGGCGGCTGAAGGCGGCCTTCGACCCGAACGGTATCCTGAACCCGGGGAAGGTGTTCCCGGAGTAG
- a CDS encoding nucleotidyltransferase domain-containing protein, whose amino-acid sequence MAAQQTQKLICEIAGKYAEVLRRKIRLSRLYVCGSYVTGEHDDDSDIDIAVVADGLTGDVIEDTFTLMKLRREVDMRIKPHPFLTSEFTEENPLAREAMRTGIRIV is encoded by the coding sequence ATGGCTGCTCAGCAAACCCAAAAGCTGATCTGTGAGATCGCCGGGAAATACGCAGAGGTGCTGCGACGTAAGATACGGCTATCCCGTCTCTACGTATGTGGCTCTTACGTAACTGGCGAACACGACGATGATAGTGACATTGACATTGCGGTGGTAGCTGACGGCTTGACCGGCGACGTCATCGAGGACACCTTCACTCTTATGAAGCTGCGTCGCGAGGTGGATATGCGCATAAAACCGCATCCGTTCTTGACATCCGAGTTCACAGAGGAGAACCCGTTGGCGCGTGAAGCAATGCGCACGGGGATACGGATAGTCTGA
- a CDS encoding nucleotidyltransferase domain-containing protein gives MARVDAVTEARARRAIEVLSRSSKVAAAYLFGSHVDGTVHPWSDIDLAVFVENLDTLDLCDRARVAARVQKEAGDEVDIHLLPAEDLMQGDPAGFSAWVLTHGVKIRL, from the coding sequence ATGGCTCGAGTCGATGCTGTGACCGAGGCGCGTGCTCGTCGTGCGATTGAGGTCCTGTCGCGCAGTTCCAAGGTCGCCGCCGCGTATCTATTTGGTTCGCACGTTGACGGGACTGTCCATCCATGGAGCGATATCGATCTGGCTGTATTCGTAGAGAACCTGGACACACTCGATCTTTGCGATCGGGCTCGTGTCGCCGCGAGAGTCCAGAAAGAGGCCGGGGATGAGGTAGACATTCACCTGCTGCCGGCTGAAGACCTCATGCAAGGAGATCCCGCAGGTTTTTCCGCCTGGGTTCTTACTCATGGCGTCAAGATACGGCTGTGA
- a CDS encoding TIGR04076 family protein, which yields MNDVRVEVVEVKGDCSAGLKVGDGFTLRDGVLIEPNGPLCVYAVAALSNYLTSISFERPDSGWITGVDRLQCPDPMNTVAFRVIRVNRE from the coding sequence GTGAACGACGTGAGAGTTGAGGTCGTCGAGGTCAAGGGGGACTGTTCGGCCGGCCTGAAGGTCGGCGACGGGTTCACGCTTCGTGATGGGGTCCTGATCGAGCCGAATGGGCCGCTGTGTGTTTACGCTGTTGCGGCCTTGAGCAACTACCTTACCAGCATCTCCTTCGAACGACCAGATTCAGGATGGATTACCGGGGTTGATAGACTCCAGTGCCCGGATCCCATGAACACCGTTGCATTTCGAGTCATTCGTGTGAACCGCGAGTAA
- a CDS encoding peptidase M56 BlaR1 has protein sequence MRLKPRGVRTVVFGVALVAGVLLGTLGFRDTAGVYLNQGLAPVPVYPRNENGQTYGSAAYATSPDTEPDLIAAPGVDGTLGYVRKVDLDGPPPKTPDESLAPQRRAGGSIRVRYIPLYAVDGETVIGVFKITTGQGMELSAGAD, from the coding sequence ATGCGACTCAAGCCGCGTGGGGTACGAACAGTAGTCTTCGGCGTGGCTCTTGTTGCCGGCGTGTTGTTGGGCACGCTCGGTTTTCGCGATACAGCAGGTGTGTATCTTAACCAAGGCCTCGCGCCCGTTCCCGTCTACCCGAGGAACGAAAACGGCCAGACGTATGGTTCTGCGGCGTACGCCACTTCTCCGGACACAGAGCCGGATTTAATCGCGGCACCTGGCGTGGATGGTACTCTGGGGTATGTGCGGAAGGTGGACCTAGACGGACCACCCCCGAAGACGCCGGACGAATCTCTAGCCCCACAGCGCCGAGCGGGGGGCAGCATTCGCGTTCGCTACATTCCCCTCTATGCCGTTGATGGCGAGACTGTCATTGGCGTGTTTAAGATTACCACCGGACAAGGGATGGAGCTTTCAGCAGGAGCCGACTAG
- a CDS encoding DUF3048 domain-containing protein: MGKDSRKQGWSRWHLPLLLLGAVVFVVAVGRIRASMDRLPYPVCVMISEYPNLLVRGVEDAAIVYEWLEVDGSTRLLAVFTRRTDSLIGPVAPLGLGGADLAYTYGAVVCSTMDQETRSYIRCRMTPLMVHEAAEEYVTIDQSLQNLERLRYRLLPEEDYMMKRGSAKAGGSPAPVVVGKKDDGTEVFRWDWDGRRYRRKVGDSTVGVSALVILHALDVDTGPDAFPDGAFRADGERAFIYAGGRGTQASWIRRLFPGPIVLQMGDIVGAPLPRGPVWFHILARDAGYRVAAVPE, translated from the coding sequence TTGGGGAAGGATTCCCGGAAGCAGGGGTGGTCCCGCTGGCATCTACCGTTGCTCTTGCTCGGTGCGGTCGTCTTCGTGGTTGCCGTGGGCCGCATCAGGGCCTCCATGGACAGGTTGCCATACCCCGTCTGCGTGATGATCTCCGAGTATCCCAACCTGCTGGTGAGGGGGGTTGAGGACGCGGCGATCGTGTACGAGTGGCTCGAGGTGGACGGCTCGACGAGGTTGCTGGCAGTCTTCACACGACGGACGGATTCGCTAATCGGACCCGTGGCCCCGTTAGGATTGGGAGGCGCCGATCTGGCCTACACGTACGGGGCCGTGGTATGCAGCACAATGGACCAGGAGACTCGATCGTACATCAGATGCCGGATGACCCCCCTCATGGTGCATGAGGCAGCGGAGGAGTACGTCACCATAGACCAGTCTCTGCAGAACCTTGAGAGGCTCCGCTACCGTCTTCTCCCCGAAGAGGACTACATGATGAAGAGGGGCAGCGCGAAGGCCGGAGGATCGCCCGCTCCCGTCGTGGTCGGGAAGAAGGATGATGGGACGGAGGTCTTTCGGTGGGACTGGGATGGCCGGCGGTATCGACGAAAGGTCGGGGACTCGACGGTGGGAGTGTCTGCGCTGGTGATCCTGCATGCACTCGACGTGGACACCGGCCCTGACGCCTTCCCCGATGGCGCCTTCCGTGCTGATGGAGAGCGAGCGTTCATCTATGCTGGTGGTCGAGGGACCCAGGCCTCGTGGATACGGAGACTCTTCCCGGGGCCCATCGTCCTCCAAATGGGGGACATCGTCGGGGCTCCTCTTCCTCGAGGTCCCGTCTGGTTCCACATACTGGCGAGGGATGCCGGTTATCGAGTAGCCGCGGTCCCGGAATAG